The Methanosphaera sp. BMS genome contains a region encoding:
- a CDS encoding GTP-binding protein, translating into MSAAEDRIKEIEAEIKKTQKNKATSHHIGKLKAQIAQLKEKIEKRNSQGSKGEGFHVKKSGDSTAVLLGFPSVGKSTILNYLTNANSKVGAYEFTTLDIVPGIMSYEDAKIQILDIPGIIKGASKGKGKGREILSATRNADLIIMVLDVFQPEHMDVILEEVRNIGVRPNEKKPLVKVSKKKMGGLNIVSTVPLTYIDEKTIHSILSEYGIHSADVVIREDVTIDRFIDALEPNRAYIPMTIVVNKIDLASEEHLEKLRKKLPNALFVSADDGIMMEEMKERIFVDLDLMRLYLKPQGKKADMDEPLIIRRGSTIEDVARKLHRDFVKNFKYAKVWGKSVKFPGQKVGLDHVLEDHDIVRIIIKK; encoded by the coding sequence ATGTCAGCAGCAGAAGATAGAATTAAAGAGATTGAGGCAGAAATTAAGAAAACTCAAAAGAATAAGGCAACATCACACCATATAGGTAAGCTTAAGGCCCAAATAGCACAGCTTAAAGAAAAGATTGAAAAACGTAACAGTCAAGGATCCAAGGGAGAAGGTTTCCACGTGAAAAAAAGTGGAGATTCAACTGCGGTACTTTTAGGATTCCCATCAGTGGGTAAATCGACAATCCTAAACTACCTTACAAATGCAAATTCAAAGGTAGGAGCATATGAATTTACAACACTGGACATTGTACCCGGAATAATGAGTTATGAGGACGCTAAGATACAGATACTGGATATTCCAGGAATCATCAAAGGTGCAAGTAAGGGTAAGGGTAAGGGCCGTGAAATATTGTCTGCTACCAGAAACGCGGATTTAATCATCATGGTACTTGACGTGTTCCAGCCGGAACATATGGATGTAATCCTTGAGGAAGTGAGAAATATCGGTGTAAGGCCTAACGAGAAAAAGCCACTGGTAAAGGTATCCAAGAAGAAAATGGGAGGATTAAATATCGTCTCAACTGTACCACTAACTTATATAGATGAAAAGACCATCCATTCAATTTTAAGTGAATACGGTATTCACAGTGCTGATGTGGTTATAAGGGAAGACGTTACAATAGACAGGTTCATCGATGCATTGGAGCCAAACAGGGCATACATACCAATGACAATAGTAGTTAACAAGATAGACCTTGCAAGTGAGGAACACCTTGAAAAGCTACGAAAGAAACTTCCAAATGCACTCTTTGTATCGGCAGACGATGGGATTATGATGGAAGAGATGAAGGAAAGGATATTCGTTGATCTTGACCTGATGAGACTGTACCTTAAGCCGCAGGGTAAGAAGGCTGATATGGATGAACCATTGATTATACGACGGGGTTCAACTATTGAGGATGTTGCTCGTAAATTACACAGGGATTTTGTCAAGAACTTCAAATACGCTAAGGTATGGGGTAAATCGGTTAAATTCCCTGGTCAAAAAGTGGGATTGGACCATGTACTTGAAGATCATGACATCGTAAGAATCATCATTAAAAAATAA
- a CDS encoding 6-hydroxymethylpterin diphosphokinase MptE-like protein, producing the protein MISVKYNNWDKWYERILDDFGYDMKADEISAQLLDSLIHQKTTVDVHGVDKCIIFGAGPSIKKHISSIKTILDEDNYIIIAADGATTALVEEGIIPDIIVTDLDGKMDDIIYSNRNKSTIYVHAHGDNMDKIRKYVPQLERVVATTQTNPIGHVVNYGGFTDGDRAIHIAVYALKMKKIILAGMDFGEYTTKYSRPNNKETIEKADDIKRLKLDYARRITDDLIKNNPQIEFEMLK; encoded by the coding sequence ATGATAAGTGTAAAATACAATAACTGGGATAAGTGGTATGAACGGATATTGGATGATTTTGGCTATGATATGAAGGCCGATGAGATATCTGCACAACTGCTTGATTCATTAATTCATCAAAAAACAACGGTTGATGTACATGGCGTGGATAAATGTATCATTTTTGGAGCAGGACCATCAATAAAAAAACATATATCATCAATTAAAACCATACTTGATGAAGACAATTATATAATAATTGCAGCTGATGGGGCTACAACGGCACTTGTTGAAGAAGGGATAATCCCCGACATTATTGTCACAGACCTTGACGGGAAAATGGATGACATCATCTACTCAAACAGAAACAAATCAACCATATATGTACATGCACATGGAGACAACATGGATAAAATCAGAAAATATGTTCCTCAACTTGAAAGGGTAGTTGCCACAACACAAACAAATCCAATAGGACATGTTGTTAACTATGGCGGATTTACCGATGGGGACCGTGCAATACACATAGCAGTATACGCACTTAAAATGAAGAAGATCATATTGGCGGGTATGGACTTCGGTGAATATACCACTAAATACTCACGGCCAAACAATAAAGAAACGATAGAAAAGGCTGATGATATCAAAAGATTAAAATTGGATTATGCCCGACGAATAACCGATGATTTAATAAAAAACAATCCTCAAATTGAATTTGAAATGCTCAAATGA
- a CDS encoding alanine--glyoxylate aminotransferase family protein, whose amino-acid sequence MEDTLLMIPGPTTVPKRVLDAMAQPITNHRGPVYGEILAETTAMMSEVFQTDNQSYLLTGSGTSAMEAAIANIVQKGDKVINVVSGKFGERLQQLTEVFGGESIEVTVPWGQAVDPEEVRKALDENNDAKAVTMIHNESSTAVVNPIEEVGKVLNDYDALFVVDTVSSLAGDTVKVDDYGIDICLSGSQKCIAAPPGMAAITVGDDAWKVIDEVDSPTYYLNMKKMRKMGNKNPPQTPYTPNVSLTYAMNEALSMVLEEGLDNRIKRHHTGAKATRAAAEALGLSLFAREGDRSNTLTAINMPEGVSDGDLRGTMRNKYQIEIAGGQDHLSGNVFRIGHMGITGLHELAMTFTCLEMTLKEFGFEFDAGSSVAAIQDAFSKNM is encoded by the coding sequence ATGGAAGATACATTATTAATGATTCCAGGACCAACTACCGTCCCTAAAAGAGTACTTGACGCTATGGCTCAACCTATTACAAACCACCGTGGACCTGTCTATGGTGAAATATTAGCCGAAACTACCGCTATGATGTCAGAAGTGTTCCAAACTGATAATCAGTCATACCTGTTAACAGGATCAGGAACTTCCGCAATGGAAGCAGCTATTGCAAACATTGTCCAGAAAGGAGATAAAGTCATCAATGTCGTCAGTGGTAAATTCGGTGAAAGACTCCAACAACTAACAGAAGTGTTTGGTGGAGAATCAATAGAGGTAACAGTACCATGGGGTCAGGCAGTAGATCCTGAAGAAGTTAGAAAAGCACTTGATGAAAACAATGACGCAAAAGCCGTTACAATGATTCACAATGAAAGTTCAACAGCTGTAGTAAACCCAATTGAAGAGGTAGGTAAAGTATTGAATGATTATGATGCACTATTTGTTGTTGATACAGTTTCATCACTTGCAGGTGACACAGTTAAAGTCGATGACTATGGAATAGACATCTGTCTTAGCGGTTCACAAAAATGTATTGCAGCACCACCTGGTATGGCAGCCATTACAGTAGGCGATGATGCATGGAAAGTCATTGATGAGGTTGACTCACCTACATACTACTTGAACATGAAAAAAATGAGAAAAATGGGAAACAAAAATCCACCTCAGACTCCATATACTCCTAACGTATCATTGACCTATGCTATGAATGAAGCATTAAGCATGGTCTTAGAAGAAGGACTTGATAACCGTATCAAACGTCACCACACAGGTGCTAAAGCAACTCGTGCAGCTGCTGAAGCATTAGGACTTAGCTTGTTTGCCCGTGAAGGTGATCGTTCCAACACATTAACAGCTATCAACATGCCTGAAGGAGTAAGCGATGGTGATCTTCGTGGAACTATGAGAAACAAATACCAAATTGAAATTGCAGGTGGTCAAGATCACCTAAGCGGTAATGTTTTCAGAATTGGTCACATGGGTATTACCGGTTTACATGAATTAGCAATGACATTTACATGCTTGGAAATGACCCTTAAAGAGTTTGGATTTGAATTTGATGCAGGTAGCAGTGTAGCAGCAATTCAAGATGCTTTCAGTAAAAATATGTAA
- a CDS encoding ammonium transporter: MTTEALLNTGDTAWILISTALVMIMTLPGLALFYGGMSKKKNVLNTMFLSLIAFAIACVIWVCYGYQFAFGSTIGGFIGMPANFLLQGIPIDMIHPDTTIPELLFVVFQATFAAITVALITGAIVGRMKAKTWILFTVIWLTLVYIPVAHWVWGGGWLAQMGALDFAGGAVVHLNSGIAALALIILLGPRKDTRLLPHHLGYAVMGAALLWFGWFGFNGGSALAANGLAANAMITTNTAAAVAMITWVLIDIFKTGKPSVLGAITGAVAGLVAVTPAAGFVDVPASIVIGFTTVFISYYSISYLKPKLGYDDALDAFGVHGMSGTWGAILTGVFASPAINGVAGLLYGNPTQLVIQIISIVAVAIYSFILTYVIAKVLDKTVGLRVDEKTEIDGLDMNEHEEIGYRI, translated from the coding sequence GTGACCACTGAAGCACTACTAAACACAGGAGATACCGCATGGATACTCATATCAACAGCATTAGTAATGATTATGACACTACCCGGTCTAGCATTATTTTACGGAGGGATGAGTAAAAAGAAAAACGTGCTGAACACGATGTTCTTATCATTAATTGCATTTGCAATAGCCTGTGTAATATGGGTATGTTATGGATATCAATTCGCATTTGGAAGTACCATCGGTGGATTTATAGGAATGCCTGCAAATTTCCTATTACAGGGAATACCAATAGACATGATACATCCCGATACTACCATACCCGAATTATTATTTGTTGTATTCCAAGCAACATTTGCGGCAATAACAGTAGCCCTGATAACAGGAGCTATAGTAGGAAGGATGAAAGCAAAAACATGGATATTATTCACAGTAATATGGCTAACACTCGTATATATCCCAGTAGCACACTGGGTATGGGGTGGAGGATGGTTAGCTCAGATGGGTGCATTGGACTTTGCAGGAGGAGCCGTAGTACATCTTAACTCAGGTATAGCTGCTCTTGCGCTGATTATATTATTAGGTCCTCGGAAAGATACAAGATTACTACCTCACCACTTAGGATATGCTGTGATGGGTGCAGCATTACTATGGTTCGGATGGTTCGGATTCAACGGAGGTTCTGCCCTAGCAGCAAATGGACTGGCAGCAAATGCCATGATAACAACAAATACAGCTGCGGCTGTTGCTATGATTACATGGGTACTTATAGATATATTTAAAACAGGAAAACCATCAGTACTCGGTGCAATAACCGGTGCGGTTGCAGGACTAGTTGCAGTAACACCTGCAGCCGGATTTGTAGATGTTCCCGCTTCAATAGTTATCGGTTTTACAACCGTATTTATTTCATACTATTCAATATCATACCTGAAACCAAAACTGGGTTATGATGATGCATTGGATGCATTCGGAGTACATGGAATGAGCGGTACCTGGGGTGCAATACTAACGGGAGTATTCGCTTCACCAGCAATAAACGGTGTTGCAGGACTACTGTATGGAAATCCAACACAACTTGTAATACAGATAATAAGCATAGTGGCAGTAGCCATCTATTCATTCATATTGACTTATGTAATAGCAAAAGTACTTGACAAAACAGTAGGTCTAAGAGTGGATGAAAAAACAGAGATCGACGGATTAGACATGAACGAACATGAAGAGATAGGTTACAGAATATAG
- a CDS encoding P-II family nitrogen regulator: MKEITAIIRTERLDAVKDSLEEIDCKGITVMEVKGRGEQLGVEEKYRGNSYRIDLLPKIKLVSVVKDDQVETAVETICQAARTGHVGDGKIFIKDIEEVIRIRTGERGEGAL; this comes from the coding sequence ATGAAAGAGATAACTGCGATAATAAGAACGGAACGATTGGATGCTGTTAAAGACTCCCTTGAAGAGATTGATTGTAAGGGTATAACAGTCATGGAAGTTAAAGGTAGAGGAGAACAGCTGGGTGTTGAAGAGAAATATCGTGGAAACAGTTATAGGATTGACTTGCTTCCAAAAATCAAGTTGGTTAGCGTTGTAAAGGATGACCAGGTAGAAACTGCAGTGGAAACAATATGTCAAGCAGCACGCACGGGTCATGTAGGTGATGGTAAGATATTCATCAAAGACATTGAAGAGGTCATCAGAATAAGAACCGGAGAACGTGGCGAAGGTGCATTATAA
- the npdG gene encoding NADPH-dependent F420 reductase, with translation MKVAIIGGTGAQGLNIAKRLAIAGEEIIVGSRTEEKALTKVEEVKELLSDYDINICGMANEDAAKEGELLILTVPLAAQKPTLNSIKEFVDDKILIDATVPLETAIGGSPARFVDLMEGSAAERTAKILKKTSVKVVSAFNNISNSHLENIPEPIDCDCLISGDDNDAKKTVAELIEQIPGVRCIDCGKLEKARMVEKITPLLIGLNIKYKSHYGGLRITGIPQFDEK, from the coding sequence ATGAAAGTTGCAATTATTGGTGGAACAGGAGCACAAGGTTTAAACATCGCTAAAAGATTGGCAATAGCTGGTGAGGAAATCATAGTCGGTTCAAGAACCGAAGAAAAAGCTTTGACAAAAGTAGAGGAAGTTAAAGAATTATTATCAGATTATGATATAAACATTTGTGGTATGGCAAATGAAGACGCTGCAAAAGAAGGGGAACTATTAATATTAACGGTACCACTTGCAGCACAAAAACCAACATTAAATTCAATCAAGGAATTTGTGGATGATAAAATACTAATCGATGCAACAGTGCCACTTGAAACAGCCATCGGTGGTTCTCCTGCAAGATTTGTTGACTTAATGGAAGGATCAGCAGCTGAAAGAACAGCCAAAATACTCAAAAAAACTAGTGTAAAAGTAGTATCAGCATTTAACAACATAAGTAATTCACACCTGGAAAACATACCTGAGCCTATTGACTGTGACTGTTTAATATCAGGTGATGACAATGACGCTAAAAAGACAGTTGCAGAACTAATCGAACAAATACCAGGTGTAAGATGCATTGACTGTGGAAAACTAGAAAAAGCACGTATGGTAGAAAAAATCACACCACTGCTTATCGGATTAAATATCAAATACAAATCCCACTATGGTGGACTAAGAATAACTGGAATTCCACAATTTGATGAAAAATAA
- a CDS encoding malate dehydrogenase: MVKITIIGASGTIGKNVAFKLAKEDQIHEIVLFSRKTSNERVKGEIRDMYDALSADNIDVTLTPSYDYEDIRGSEIVLITSGTPRKQGMSRLDLAVPNAKIIEEYARNIAVYAPDCIILIVTNPVDVMTTIALEASGFDKSRVIGLGNHLDSLRLKTMLAKHYNINSGEIHTRVIGEHGDHMVPLLSSTTIGGIPLKYFVEDSDLDIHDLVKSVKSAGNKIISKKGATEYGPAYAISNLIATIVNDSHKILSVSTYLEGEVEGVYDVSLGVPVILCKRGVQTIVPVKMAEDEKLDFFEAARAVKRCTYKIKDVLEL, translated from the coding sequence ATGGTAAAGATTACAATTATTGGTGCTTCAGGTACGATTGGTAAAAATGTAGCATTCAAATTGGCTAAGGAAGATCAGATACATGAAATAGTATTGTTTTCAAGAAAAACTAGTAATGAACGAGTAAAAGGTGAAATACGTGATATGTATGATGCACTATCTGCTGACAACATTGATGTAACATTAACCCCTTCCTATGACTATGAGGATATAAGAGGTTCGGAGATTGTTCTAATCACTTCCGGTACACCACGTAAACAGGGTATGAGTCGACTTGACTTGGCCGTTCCAAATGCTAAGATTATTGAGGAATATGCCAGAAACATTGCAGTATATGCACCGGATTGCATAATATTGATAGTAACAAATCCTGTTGATGTGATGACAACAATTGCATTAGAGGCTAGTGGATTTGATAAATCACGTGTTATCGGTCTTGGGAATCACCTTGATTCCCTTAGGTTAAAGACAATGCTTGCAAAGCATTATAATATCAACAGTGGGGAAATACATACGAGGGTTATCGGTGAACACGGCGATCATATGGTTCCGTTGTTGAGTTCTACAACTATCGGTGGTATACCATTGAAATATTTTGTAGAAGATAGTGATTTGGATATACATGACTTGGTTAAATCTGTTAAATCCGCTGGTAACAAGATAATCAGTAAAAAGGGTGCTACAGAGTATGGCCCTGCATATGCTATATCAAATTTGATTGCCACAATTGTCAATGATTCACATAAGATTTTAAGTGTCAGTACCTATTTGGAAGGTGAAGTTGAAGGAGTATATGATGTATCGTTGGGTGTTCCTGTAATTTTATGTAAACGAGGGGTACAAACTATTGTGCCGGTTAAGATGGCTGAAGATGAAAAATTGGATTTCTTTGAAGCTGCTCGTGCCGTTAAAAGGTGTACATACAAGATAAAAGACGTATTAGAATTATGA
- a CDS encoding HEAT repeat domain-containing protein has product MSAEDVRNAIKDLNDLDDFVRLEAENTVAMNMPEEIEVLHEELLKPYHKNIKVTLIDIVKSFKDPSSIPVLAELLYDNNKWVRRHASTALADYGTDALEVLNKEAKSEDWRARGQAVWAISKIADPSSLDVLIEASKDEKSYVRSGSVLGLGAIGGPEAKKALEDLIEIEETGFTKVNAQAALDKMNE; this is encoded by the coding sequence ATGAGTGCTGAAGATGTAAGAAATGCTATCAAAGACTTAAATGATTTAGATGATTTTGTAAGATTAGAGGCAGAAAATACCGTTGCCATGAATATGCCTGAAGAAATTGAAGTTTTGCATGAAGAATTATTAAAACCTTATCACAAGAATATTAAGGTTACATTAATTGACATAGTTAAAAGTTTCAAAGATCCAAGCAGTATTCCTGTCTTAGCAGAACTACTGTATGATAATAACAAATGGGTTAGAAGACATGCAAGTACGGCATTAGCTGACTACGGAACGGATGCTCTTGAAGTATTAAATAAGGAAGCTAAAAGTGAAGATTGGAGAGCTCGTGGTCAGGCAGTATGGGCTATAAGTAAAATTGCTGATCCAAGTTCACTTGATGTTCTAATTGAAGCATCAAAAGATGAAAAAAGCTATGTAAGAAGTGGTAGTGTACTTGGTTTAGGAGCTATAGGTGGACCTGAAGCTAAAAAAGCATTAGAGGATTTAATTGAAATAGAAGAAACTGGGTTTACCAAGGTCAATGCTCAAGCTGCTTTGGATAAAATGAATGAATAA
- a CDS encoding isocitrate/isopropylmalate dehydrogenase family protein → MFKITVIPGDGIGTEVIQSAVEILETLNTKFDFVYQDAGKDCYDKCGTNLPSDTIESCRISDATLFGAVTSIPQQKSAIVTLRRELDLYVNQRPIRSYEKEDINFTIIRENSEGLYANIEEDHGDECIATRKITYNGCERIIKYAFEYANKTNRKRVTASHKANVLPVTDGIFKDTFYNIAEAYKNIESDDYYIDATAMYLITKPEYFEVIVTTNLFGDILSDEAAGVVGSLGLLPSANIGDETGLFEPVHGSAPDIAGKNKANPIATILSSALMLEYLGINNEAELVNNAVEDVIKEGKVKTPDLGGNHNTNDITTAILQKM, encoded by the coding sequence ATGTTTAAAATCACAGTCATACCGGGCGATGGCATAGGTACAGAAGTTATCCAATCAGCCGTTGAAATTCTTGAAACTTTAAATACCAAATTTGACTTTGTTTATCAAGATGCAGGTAAGGATTGCTATGATAAATGTGGTACGAACCTACCATCAGATACCATTGAGTCCTGTAGAATCAGTGATGCCACATTATTTGGTGCTGTTACATCAATACCTCAACAAAAAAGTGCTATAGTAACTCTTAGACGTGAACTTGACCTGTATGTTAACCAAAGACCCATAAGATCATATGAAAAAGAAGACATAAACTTCACGATTATACGTGAAAACTCAGAGGGACTATATGCAAATATTGAGGAAGATCATGGTGATGAATGCATTGCCACTAGAAAAATTACATACAATGGCTGTGAACGCATCATAAAATATGCATTTGAATATGCAAACAAGACTAATAGGAAACGAGTTACAGCAAGCCACAAAGCCAATGTTTTACCCGTAACCGATGGAATTTTCAAGGACACATTCTATAATATTGCAGAGGCCTACAAAAACATTGAATCTGATGATTATTATATAGATGCCACTGCAATGTATTTGATAACCAAACCAGAATACTTTGAGGTCATAGTTACAACAAATTTATTTGGAGACATACTCTCAGATGAAGCAGCCGGAGTTGTCGGTTCCTTGGGATTATTGCCATCAGCAAACATTGGAGATGAAACGGGATTATTTGAACCAGTACATGGCTCAGCACCAGATATTGCAGGCAAAAACAAGGCCAACCCAATAGCAACAATATTATCAAGTGCATTAATGCTTGAATACTTGGGAATAAATAATGAAGCAGAACTAGTTAACAATGCAGTGGAAGATGTTATCAAGGAAGGAAAAGTCAAAACACCCGACCTTGGAGGCAATCACAATACAAACGATATAACAACAGCCATACTCCAAAAAATGTAA
- the fbp gene encoding fructose-1,6-bisphosphate aldolase/phosphatase, whose protein sequence is MKTTVSIIKADIGSVGGHAVTHQALKDKCNEMLAQAKESGLLTDFYITNCGDDIDMIMTHTNGPDNEEVHKLAFDTFMAGTEIARDLKLYGAGQDLLSDTFSGNIKGMGPGSAEIEFKERGSDPVFAYCCDKTEPGAFNLPLFRMFADPFNTAGLVIDPTLHGGFDFEVYDVIENRKVTMSCPDEMYDLLALIGSTGRYVIKRIFRRSDGEIAAAVSTDRLNLMAGKYIGKDDPVAIVRSQSGFPAGGETSEPFAFPHLVSGWMRGSHNGPLMPCAEADARPVRFDGPPRVLGLGFQVSNARLIGPVDMFADPAFDEARKTATKVANYMRRHGPFEPHRLPSDEMEYTSLPGVLEKLEDRFEDM, encoded by the coding sequence ATGAAAACAACTGTAAGTATTATTAAAGCAGATATTGGTAGTGTAGGTGGACACGCTGTAACACACCAAGCTCTTAAAGACAAATGTAATGAAATGTTAGCACAAGCTAAAGAAAGTGGATTATTAACTGATTTTTACATAACCAACTGTGGTGACGACATCGATATGATAATGACCCACACCAACGGACCAGACAATGAAGAAGTACACAAATTAGCATTTGATACTTTCATGGCCGGAACTGAAATTGCAAGAGATTTAAAATTATACGGTGCAGGTCAAGACTTATTATCAGACACATTCAGTGGAAACATAAAAGGTATGGGTCCAGGTAGTGCAGAAATTGAATTCAAAGAAAGAGGCTCAGACCCAGTCTTTGCTTACTGTTGTGACAAAACAGAACCAGGAGCATTTAACTTACCATTATTCAGAATGTTTGCAGACCCATTCAATACTGCAGGATTAGTAATCGACCCTACATTACACGGTGGATTCGACTTTGAAGTATATGATGTAATTGAAAACAGAAAAGTTACAATGTCCTGTCCGGATGAAATGTACGACTTATTAGCATTAATCGGTTCAACAGGTAGATATGTAATTAAAAGAATCTTCAGAAGATCAGATGGTGAAATAGCAGCAGCTGTAAGTACCGACAGATTAAACTTAATGGCCGGTAAATACATAGGTAAAGATGACCCAGTTGCAATTGTAAGATCACAATCCGGATTCCCAGCTGGTGGAGAAACATCCGAACCATTCGCATTCCCACACTTAGTAAGTGGATGGATGAGAGGATCACACAACGGTCCTTTAATGCCTTGTGCTGAAGCTGATGCAAGACCTGTAAGATTCGACGGACCACCACGTGTATTAGGACTTGGTTTCCAAGTAAGTAATGCCAGATTAATTGGTCCAGTTGACATGTTTGCAGATCCAGCATTTGATGAAGCAAGAAAAACCGCTACAAAAGTAGCTAACTACATGAGAAGACATGGTCCATTTGAACCTCACAGATTACCTTCTGATGAAATGGAATACACAAGTCTTCCTGGTGTACTAGAAAAACTTGAAGACAGATTTGAAGATATGTAA
- a CDS encoding homoserine O-acetyltransferase codes for MSYGKSIGMIKTQYCHLEEDLELEIGTKLKKPTIAYETYGTLNDEKSNVILVCHPFTGSAHAAGWHDGDEKPGWWNSIIGPGKPIDTKKYFVICSNVIGSCKGSTGPSDINPDTGDFYALDFPIITIKDMVNAQKKLLDYLDIKYIFAIIGGSMGGMQTLQWAVSYPHMIRNAIVIAAGAYSTTQQIAFNEVQRRAILEDPSWNQGKYYNTNSYPEYGLSLARMIGHITYLSNDSMREKFGRRLQDKDQFSYNFDTEFQVESYLKHQGFSFTKRFDANSYLYLTKALDYFDLRVNNSLEEGLKHIKSRMLIISISSDWLYTQEQLEEIVMVLNSLNVDVSYSKLNSEYGHDAFLIENGQLNYILSNFLSKARVKDVMSKQVLTLSVNQGIKEAAELMLNGNKTHIPVLNDKNQLIGIVTAWDLSKAIATDSDTIDEIMTKDVLTCYEDDSIYDVSSKLKEHNISGLPVIDRDNNVIGIITTAHLSNLIYKD; via the coding sequence ATGAGCTATGGAAAATCGATAGGTATGATAAAAACACAATATTGTCATTTGGAAGAAGATTTGGAATTGGAAATTGGTACAAAATTAAAAAAACCTACAATTGCATATGAAACATATGGAACTTTAAATGATGAAAAAAGCAATGTAATATTGGTTTGTCATCCATTTACCGGAAGTGCACATGCTGCCGGCTGGCATGATGGTGATGAAAAGCCTGGCTGGTGGAATTCCATAATAGGACCTGGTAAACCTATAGATACAAAAAAATATTTTGTCATATGTTCTAACGTTATCGGCAGTTGCAAAGGATCAACAGGGCCTAGTGACATAAATCCAGATACAGGTGACTTTTATGCATTGGATTTTCCAATAATCACCATTAAGGATATGGTTAATGCACAAAAAAAGTTACTAGACTATCTTGATATTAAATATATCTTTGCTATCATTGGGGGTTCAATGGGTGGTATGCAAACATTACAATGGGCGGTATCATATCCGCACATGATACGCAATGCTATTGTAATAGCTGCTGGAGCCTACTCTACTACTCAACAAATAGCATTTAATGAGGTTCAACGTAGAGCAATACTTGAAGATCCATCTTGGAATCAAGGTAAATATTACAATACCAATTCCTATCCGGAATATGGATTATCATTAGCAAGAATGATTGGACATATCACTTATCTCAGTAATGATTCGATGCGTGAGAAATTTGGTAGACGTCTTCAGGACAAAGATCAATTTAGCTACAACTTTGATACGGAGTTCCAAGTTGAAAGTTACCTTAAGCACCAAGGATTTTCATTTACTAAACGCTTCGACGCCAATAGTTACCTTTACCTTACTAAAGCATTGGATTACTTTGACTTGCGTGTTAATAATTCCCTTGAGGAAGGACTTAAACATATCAAATCACGTATGCTAATTATATCTATATCATCTGATTGGCTTTATACACAAGAACAACTTGAAGAAATTGTAATGGTACTTAATTCACTTAACGTCGATGTATCCTATTCTAAGTTAAATTCTGAATATGGTCATGATGCATTTCTTATTGAAAATGGTCAACTGAATTATATCTTATCAAATTTCCTATCAAAGGCTCGTGTTAAAGATGTCATGTCTAAACAAGTTCTCACACTATCAGTGAATCAGGGAATTAAAGAGGCAGCTGAATTAATGTTAAATGGGAATAAAACACACATACCCGTACTTAATGACAAAAATCAATTGATAGGTATAGTAACTGCTTGGGATTTATCTAAAGCAATTGCTACTGACTCAGATACTATTGATGAAATAATGACTAAAGATGTTTTAACTTGTTATGAAGATGACTCAATTTATGATGTCTCTTCCAAGCTTAAAGAACACAATATTTCTGGTTTACCTGTAATTGATCGTGACAATAATGTAATAGGTATTATTACAACTGCCCATCTCTCTAATTTGATTTATAAGGATTAA